One region of Anaerohalosphaeraceae bacterium genomic DNA includes:
- a CDS encoding ankyrin repeat domain-containing protein → MNTIKKWGIISICFVLTSGLCLYYFHTGSFLERLLYADLAAVEKMVASGANIRQTKQGMGALHLLAKIKCFRSNDAKKGALDYGEYVKIADYLINAGLNPDALDKEGNAPIHYALSFSYFEMAQMLIEKGADIHQKDANGYSPLHLAILSRAPIAILQLLMQKGANVNAKDPSGSTPLHEAVINGDMNAVEILTDSGADIKARDDMDDTPYDLAIAFKKEDIVQFFQKKFGENGEN, encoded by the coding sequence ATGAATACAATCAAGAAATGGGGCATAATCAGTATCTGCTTTGTATTGACATCAGGACTATGCCTCTATTATTTCCATACAGGCTCTTTTCTTGAACGTTTGCTCTATGCCGATTTGGCCGCCGTAGAAAAAATGGTTGCGTCCGGAGCAAATATTCGACAAACAAAGCAGGGAATGGGCGCTTTACATTTGTTGGCAAAGATCAAATGTTTCCGTTCCAATGATGCCAAAAAAGGCGCACTTGATTATGGGGAATATGTCAAAATTGCTGACTATCTTATCAACGCCGGCCTGAATCCTGATGCTCTTGATAAGGAAGGCAATGCTCCTATCCACTATGCTCTGTCTTTTTCGTACTTTGAAATGGCGCAAATGCTGATAGAGAAGGGGGCAGACATCCATCAGAAAGATGCGAACGGATACAGCCCGCTGCATTTGGCCATTCTATCTCGTGCCCCGATTGCCATCCTGCAGCTGCTAATGCAAAAAGGAGCCAATGTCAATGCAAAGGATCCGTCGGGTTCCACACCCTTGCATGAGGCAGTCATCAATGGTGATATGAATGCAGTAGAAATTCTGACTGATTCTGGGGCAGATATAAAGGCCAGAGATGATATGGATGATACTCCATATGATTTAGCAATCGCTTTTAAAAAAGAGGATATTGTTCAATTTTTTCAGAAGAAATTTG
- a CDS encoding RHS repeat-associated core domain-containing protein, which yields MESDSRMFVFGNYMDEVLMMRLPTGTEYFYGHDHLYSPAVLFSSSGTVSVRYEYDAYGRRRQYTAGWVPSSLQIWGNYYAFTGRELDWLDGGNLQVMYYRARYYDPDTGRFLQRDPLGINPAGESVSPFDAQAQYTDGMNLYEYIKSNPIIYLDPQGYMTNADLVKKYTKTEWDKQTNCIDTVHVYGHGYQDDYNAYIGSGKHMTLFLPRVHMPNGPYCCVIKVWLRMCYVGRDPRNLERIAISIARSNPGKWVYVCGCDDLYVENWILPQWLGGWCEGRWVCRSAKR from the coding sequence GTGGAAAGCGATTCGCGGATGTTTGTGTTCGGCAACTATATGGATGAGGTGTTGATGATGCGGCTGCCGACGGGGACGGAGTATTTCTACGGGCATGACCATCTGTACAGTCCGGCGGTGCTGTTTAGTTCGAGCGGGACGGTATCGGTGCGGTATGAATACGATGCCTACGGCCGGCGGAGGCAATATACAGCCGGCTGGGTGCCGAGTTCGCTCCAGATTTGGGGCAATTATTACGCCTTCACGGGGCGGGAATTAGACTGGCTGGACGGCGGGAATCTGCAGGTGATGTATTATCGGGCACGGTATTATGATCCGGATACCGGGAGGTTTCTGCAGCGGGACCCGCTGGGGATCAATCCGGCAGGCGAATCTGTAAGTCCATTTGATGCTCAGGCCCAATACACAGATGGGATGAATTTGTATGAATATATCAAAAGTAACCCAATAATATATTTAGACCCACAGGGGTATATGACAAACGCGGACCTTGTTAAAAAATATACAAAAACAGAATGGGATAAACAAACGAATTGTATCGATACTGTACATGTATATGGGCATGGATATCAGGATGACTATAATGCCTACATTGGAAGCGGCAAACATATGACCCTGTTTTTACCCAGAGTTCATATGCCAAATGGACCGTATTGTTGTGTCATTAAAGTTTGGCTGAGAATGTGCTATGTTGGAAGAGACCCCAGAAATTTAGAACGGATTGCGATTTCTATTGCGCGAAGCAACCCTGGGAAATGGGTATACGTATGCGGCTGTGATGATTTATACGTTGAAAATTGGATTCTCCCCCAGTGGCTTGGGGGGTGGTGTGAAGGGAGATGGGTGTGTAGGTCAGCCAAGAGATAA